Below is a genomic region from bacterium.
TCGATTTTAATAGTTAAGTTCGGTTATAAAACACAATACAGAAACTATCTTGAAAATCTTGAAAAACTTGTTCCTGAAATATTACCATCTTTACCACTTGACCCATTCACAGGAAAAGAATATGTTTATAAGAAAAAAGGAAATGGGTTTTTAATTTACAGTTTAGGAAAAAATCAAAAAAATGATAATGGAATATATAATTTAAAAAAGAGAGCCGATGATATTGGTTTTGAAATTCTGTTCTGAAATTTTTTATTTTAATTCTTTCTCACTGAAAACCTCTGCCTGAAAAATATAAAGTTCTGTCTTCGGGTCTTTCCATGCATCAGGTGGAAGTCCTGCTTTATGAGAGCATAGATAACTTAAAAATTCTTCTTTTGTCCAGCCTGTTTCTTCTGCAACCTGAGGCAAAAATACACCCTGATTAAATCCTCTTTTAACAATAACTCCATCCCTTCCAAGAACAATCTCACCTGCACTTTTTACTTTTTGAGGAACCGTAAGTACTGAAATTTCAATCTCTATATCCTTCAGTTCTTCATATTTTACAGGTTCAAATCTTGGGTCTTGAGTTGCTGAATGTATAGCCATAGTCCTTACCGCCTTATAAAGTGGTTCAACGCCTTCTATATATCCAATACAGCCCCTTAAATTTCCTCCTTTTTTCAGTGTCACAAATACACCTCTTTTTTCAACTAAAACAGGGTCATCCACTTTTAATTCAGGCAGTTTTTTCCCTGATAAATAATTTTCAAGTGTTTCTCTTGCTATTTTTAAAAGTAGTTTTTTCTGGTTTTCTGTAAGCATATTTCCTCCTTTTTTATCCTTTTTCAAAATTGCAATTGCTCCATATCCAACAACTCTGCTTTTATCACCACTTGTATCTCCTGAATTTGCATAATTTAATATCTTGACTTCATAATCAGGATATTTTTCAGCAATTTTAAATAAAGTTAAAACAGCGGCATCCGCACACATTTCAACTTTTCTTGTTGAAAGATATGAGTAAAGTAGATTTAAATTTTTTGTCTTTAGTGTCTCAAGTAATAATCCGTCTTTTTGCTTTGCTGTTTCATAGGGATAATAATGGGATAAATCTGTACTTGCAACTATAATCCAGTTTTTTTTATCTTTCAAAATTTCATATATATCATCTGCAATTTTCTTAATATTTTCTTTTGATGAATCTCCAAGTAAAATCGGAAAAATTTTAAAATTTTTCAGAACAACCTGTAAAAATGGAACTTCAACTTCAAGAGAATGTTCATAATCAAGTAATACTTTATTTACTGAAAAATTTTTCTTTTTATAAAGTTTATCAAAAATCTCTTTATCTATTTCAACTTTTCCCAAAGGCATTTCCCATCCTTCCCTGTCATCAATCACTCCCCCTTTAAAATGACTATTATGACTTCTTCCAATTAAAATAACAGTTTTTATATCCATGCCTTCAAGTAATTTAAATGAGTAAGCAGCAACAGGCCCTGAATAAATATAACCGGCATGTGGAGCAATAATACCAATAATTTCCCCTTTTTCAATTTTTTCTTTATAATTTACATTTTTTAAAAAGTTATCAATCATGTTTTTCAATTCTTCTTTGTTTGAAGGATAAAATGAGCCAGAAAAAGCAGGTTGTCTGTAGGCAGGAAGTAAAATAGAGGCAAAAAGTAAAAACAAAATCAGAAACTTTCTCATTTCCATACTCCTTCTATTTTTTCTCCACAGAATTTACATTTTCCATTTACAACATTATTTTCAAGAACAGAAAATCCATATCTTTTTATCAATAGTTTACCACATTTGGGACAGTATGTATTCTCATATTCAGAACCTTCAACATTTCCTATGTAGACATATTTCAATCCAGAATTTTTTGCAATTTTAACAGCCATCTGAAGTGTCTCAACAGGGGTTGAAGGAATATGAAGCATTAAATACATTGGATGAAATCTTGAAAAATGTAATGGTGTCTCCGGTCCAAGATTATCCTTTATCCATAAACACATATTTTTTATTTCTTCTGGTTTATCATTATATCCGGGAACAATTAAATTTGTTATTTCAATCCAGATTTTATTTTTCTTAAGAATTTTTAATGTATTTAAAACAACATCAAGTTCTCCCTCACAAACATTTCTGTAATAATCCTTATTAAAACCTTTAAGGTCAACATTAACAGCATCAAGATATTTACACAATTTTTCAAGTGGCTCTGGATTAATGAAACCGGCAGTATGTACAATATTTTTTATTCCTTTTTCTTTTGCTATTTTTGCTGTATCAAACATATATTCATAAAAATTTACCGGTTCAGAATAAGTATAGGCAATTGAGGGACATTTATATTTTATTGCATATTCAACAACTTTTTCAGGTGGTAAATAAATATTTCTTGTTTCTTCAGGTGAATACTGTGATATTTCCCAGTTCTGACAGAATTTACATCTTAAAGAACAGCCAGCAGATGCAATTGAAAATGTAGAAGTAGAAGGTAAAAAATGAAAAAAGGGTTTCTTTTCAATAGGGTCAACTGCAACAGAACATGGATTTGAATAGCCCATTGAGTACAAAGTCCCATTTATATTCTTTCTTGCTCTACAAAAACCATATTTACTAGGTGAAATAATGCATATCTTAGGACATAGAAAACACTGAACAAGTTTATTATCAAGTTTTTTATAAAAAGATGCCTCTTTTAAATTCTGTGCAAAAAGTGTAGAAGACAGAAATAAAAGTATTATAAATTTTTTAATCTTTCCCTTATATATCTGCAATGGTCTCCCTCCCAATAAATTTTATTACATTTTACGCATATTGCAAACTCCTCTTTATTATTATACACAAATTCAGGGACCAAATTCTTAACTTTTTCTTTTTCTATTTTTTCAAGTTTTGTATTACATAAAGAGCATATTTTAAATAGATTTTCTTCTTTTATTTCAAGTTTAAATTTTTTAACAACCTCTTCAAACTGCTTTTCTGTATTTTCTCCTTCTATATAAAAAACAATTTCTGGATAGGCATTTACAAGTTTTTTATCTTTTGTCAGTACAATTCTATTTTCTTTTTCAGCAGTTCTTATAATTTCAATTTTTCTTGGAGTGTTGAAGTATAATGTGTCATAACCAATCAATCTCAACCACCTTGCAAGACCACCACACATCCCGTCTGTTATGAATTTAATCATATTTGTGGCGGGATGGGGATTTGAACCCCAGACATACCGGGTATGAGCCGGCTGCTCTGCCACTGAGCTACCCCGCCAATTTATTTATTTTACCTCTTTTCTTCCTTTTTAATCAAATATTCCTTTAACTTCAAAAATGCTTTTGTTCTATGACTTATCTTATTTTTTTCTTCCAAACTCAATTCTGCAAATGTTTTTCCTGTTTCAGGAATTTCAAACACAGGGTCATATCCAAAACCATTTGAACCTCTTGGAGTAAAAGTTATATATCCTTCTATTTCTCCTTTAAAAAATTTTTTTTCTCCTTTACCAACAAGGCATGCGACCGTTATAAATTTTGCTTTTCTATCTTCTTTATTTTTTAATTCTTCCATCATTTTAAGGAGTTTTTCTATATTTTTTTTATCATCTCTTTCACCTGAAAATCTTGCTGAATTAACTCCTGGAAGACCATTTAATTTTTCAACAAAAAGTCCAGAATCCTCTCCAACAACATACTCATCCTTTATAACTTTACTCAAATATTCTGCTTTTAAATAAGCATTTTCTTCAAGCGTATTTCCTGTTTCTTCAGGAAATCCCAAAAAATCAGGTGGCAAAAGGACTTCTATTTCGTTTTCAACTATATTTTTTATTTCTCTTACTTTATTTTTATTTTTAGTGGCCAAGTAAAAATATAATTTCATTTTTAAGCACTTCTTTTTCTATTTCAATTATCTTACTTATGCCCTTTTCTGCAAGCGTTAAAAGATGGTCAAGTTGTTTTTTTGTAAATGGATAACCTTCCGCAGTTCCCTGTATTTCAATAAACTCACCACTTCCTGTCATAACTACATTTAAATCAACAGAAGCAAGAGAATCTTCTGAATAATCAAGGTCAAGCAAAATATTATTATGAACAATCCCGACACTCACAGCACCAATATAATCCTTTAAAACAGGTACACTTATTAAACCAGAATTTTTTAATTTATTCAAGCAATCCACAAGTGCTATAAATCCACCAATAACTCCAGCCACTCTTGTTCCTCCATCTGCCTGAATCACATCACAATCAACCCAGAAAGTTCTTTCTCCAATTCTCTTTAAATCAACCACTCCCCTTAAAGACCTTCCTATCATCCTCTGAATTTCATGAGTCCTTCCTGAAGATAAAGTACTTCTAGGTATTCTTTCCTGAGTGGAAGAGGGCAAAAGTGAATATTCAGCAGTAATCCATCCATTTCCTGTATCCTTCAACCATTGAGGAACTTTATCTTCATAACTAACAGCACATATAACCTTTGTATCTCCCATTTCTATTAAACACGAACCAGCAGCATATTTTAAAAAACCCTTTGTAATTTTAATTTCTCTTAATTCATCATACGGTCTATTTCCTTTTCTTCTTATTTCCATTTTTCAAACCTCCTTTGCCAGTTATTTTCAAAAAATATAGATGGAACAACAAAAACATAAAATGCCTTATTTTCTATGTCTTTTACAAATCTGAAATCTATCACAAAACAGTGTATCTTTTTCCATAATTCATATGTTTGACTTATTAAATCTTTTGAATCAAAATCATAAAAAACCCCAATTCTAAAATTCCAGTCATTTTTTAAAGATTGCTGATACCATGTTTCAAGCCCAAAAATATCTGATTCGTCATCAACTCTGGTTCCTATTGAAAATTTATATTTTTCTGCTTCATAAGAAACTGTATTTACTCCGAAATTATAATAACTGCTATTTTCTCTTAAAATCCATTCATTATCTCCTTCTATCTTAAAACTTTTAAAAGCAAGTTCATATTTTAAAGAAATATCTTCAAACTTATTCTTATCAAAATTATAATCATTTTCTACCCTGAAATTTCCGGTAAGTCCTTTATACAGATTTATGTTCCATAGTAAAGAAGAAGAAAGAAATATACCACTGTTTTTTTCTTCAAACTCATCAAATTTAATTAACTGTTCTGGATTATATCTTGTTTCCCTTTTAAAAAAAGAAATTGATGGAACAAAAACCACATCTGAAAACTTACTGTAAAAATTTGTTGAAAAATTTATCCCACCTTCTCCAATATAATTAAACTTGTAAAGGTCCATATCAGGATAATTCAAGGAAGAAAAGGAAATATAT
It encodes:
- the amrB gene encoding AmmeMemoRadiSam system protein B, whose translation is MEMRKFLILFLLFASILLPAYRQPAFSGSFYPSNKEELKNMIDNFLKNVNYKEKIEKGEIIGIIAPHAGYIYSGPVAAYSFKLLEGMDIKTVILIGRSHNSHFKGGVIDDREGWEMPLGKVEIDKEIFDKLYKKKNFSVNKVLLDYEHSLEVEVPFLQVVLKNFKIFPILLGDSSKENIKKIADDIYEILKDKKNWIIVASTDLSHYYPYETAKQKDGLLLETLKTKNLNLLYSYLSTRKVEMCADAAVLTLFKIAEKYPDYEVKILNYANSGDTSGDKSRVVGYGAIAILKKDKKGGNMLTENQKKLLLKIARETLENYLSGKKLPELKVDDPVLVEKRGVFVTLKKGGNLRGCIGYIEGVEPLYKAVRTMAIHSATQDPRFEPVKYEELKDIEIEISVLTVPQKVKSAGEIVLGRDGVIVKRGFNQGVFLPQVAEETGWTKEEFLSYLCSHKAGLPPDAWKDPKTELYIFQAEVFSEKELK
- the amrS gene encoding AmmeMemoRadiSam system radical SAM enzyme, encoding MQIYKGKIKKFIILLFLSSTLFAQNLKEASFYKKLDNKLVQCFLCPKICIISPSKYGFCRARKNINGTLYSMGYSNPCSVAVDPIEKKPFFHFLPSTSTFSIASAGCSLRCKFCQNWEISQYSPEETRNIYLPPEKVVEYAIKYKCPSIAYTYSEPVNFYEYMFDTAKIAKEKGIKNIVHTAGFINPEPLEKLCKYLDAVNVDLKGFNKDYYRNVCEGELDVVLNTLKILKKNKIWIEITNLIVPGYNDKPEEIKNMCLWIKDNLGPETPLHFSRFHPMYLMLHIPSTPVETLQMAVKIAKNSGLKYVYIGNVEGSEYENTYCPKCGKLLIKRYGFSVLENNVVNGKCKFCGEKIEGVWK
- a CDS encoding Mut7-C RNAse domain-containing protein, whose translation is MIKFITDGMCGGLARWLRLIGYDTLYFNTPRKIEIIRTAEKENRIVLTKDKKLVNAYPEIVFYIEGENTEKQFEEVVKKFKLEIKEENLFKICSLCNTKLEKIEKEKVKNLVPEFVYNNKEEFAICVKCNKIYWEGDHCRYIRERLKNL
- the rdgB gene encoding RdgB/HAM1 family non-canonical purine NTP pyrophosphatase, coding for MKLYFYLATKNKNKVREIKNIVENEIEVLLPPDFLGFPEETGNTLEENAYLKAEYLSKVIKDEYVVGEDSGLFVEKLNGLPGVNSARFSGERDDKKNIEKLLKMMEELKNKEDRKAKFITVACLVGKGEKKFFKGEIEGYITFTPRGSNGFGYDPVFEIPETGKTFAELSLEEKNKISHRTKAFLKLKEYLIKKEEKR
- the rph gene encoding ribonuclease PH, which gives rise to MEIRRKGNRPYDELREIKITKGFLKYAAGSCLIEMGDTKVICAVSYEDKVPQWLKDTGNGWITAEYSLLPSSTQERIPRSTLSSGRTHEIQRMIGRSLRGVVDLKRIGERTFWVDCDVIQADGGTRVAGVIGGFIALVDCLNKLKNSGLISVPVLKDYIGAVSVGIVHNNILLDLDYSEDSLASVDLNVVMTGSGEFIEIQGTAEGYPFTKKQLDHLLTLAEKGISKIIEIEKEVLKNEIIFLLGH